A single region of the Salmo salar chromosome ssa16, Ssal_v3.1, whole genome shotgun sequence genome encodes:
- the LOC123727728 gene encoding cilia- and flagella-associated protein 47, with product MVFSVSVVFQSELVGEFWYQLDLLAQPPVLTTLPQSSCELGKYVDQAVHPTGQPHRRDTGAGHGQQQPSQLTLELDTSRPLIIAPHSSTQVPVRFRPSTIGARNHTAKISFTCSQLKHWSFQLCGEGLTPGRMEPLSVASPVGSHSSIILPFRNPTEHPALLHLTLTDEEPGQKRSSQSFICERKVFCIPLKQTQGVHVSAGASVDIPVVFAPDSMQLHQAWLLVQLEPLFILPRLDTALTTAQRDKSVQCVYVSTHACVCNRCFSVYRCVEVEKGRVCLVCWVYPIHGIPEAPPKPSHPAVIECEARGRVEERVEVLLTGCVPGSSVSNTDIPLSSAPSSVSNTDIPLSSAPSSVSNTDIPLSSAPSSVSNTDIPLSSAPSSVSNTDIPLSSAPSSVSNTDIPLSSAPSSVSNTDIPLSSAPSSVSNTDIPLSSAPSSVSNTDIPLSSAPSSVSNTDIPLSSAPSSVSNTDIPLSSAPSSVSNTDIPLSSAPSSVSNTDIPLSSAPSSVSNTDIPLSSAPSSVSNTDIPLSSAPSSVSNTDIPLSSAPSSVSNTDIPLSSAPSSVSNTDIPLSSAPSSVSNTDIPLSSAPSSVSNTDIPLSSAPSSVSNTDIPLSSAPSSVSNTDIPLSSAPLLSQQHRHTSQQCPLLSQQHRHTSQQCPLLSQQHRHTSQQCPLLGNLRDPHSGIVSLTVNLIFTPYKPRRCSAVLAVQCLTGGLWKFPISLISTEPQVDDVITINAAGLHKTSAVGFRLTSQTRYPEPFTAGFLPGGGSEFQVCPSSGELLPVGSAGTILTVSFTPSMYSKRHHATLLVQTADMQWTYEVKGTTPAYTPPHSASSNGNTSSR from the exons ATGGTGTTCTCTGTTAGTGTGGTCTTCCAGTCGGAGCTGGTGGGAGAGTTCTGGTACCAGCTGGACCTGCTGGCCCAACCTCCTGTCCTCACCACCTTACCACAGAGCAGCTGTGAACTGGGgaagtat GTGGACCAGGCTGTACATCCCACTGGTCAACCCCACAGACGAGACACTGGAGCTGGGCACGGTCAACAGCAACCCTCGCAACTTACCCTGGAGCTGGACACCAGCAGACCA CTCATCATAGCACCACACTCATCCACCCAGGTTCCTGTTCGTTTCAGACCATCAACCATCGGAGCTAGAAACCACACAGCCAAGATCTCCTTCACCTGTTCTCAG TTGAAGCACTGGAGCTTCCAGCTGTGTGGTGAAGGCCTGACCCCTGGCAGGATGGAGCCTCTGTCTGTAGCCTCCCCTGTGGGATCTCACTCCTCCATCATCCTCCCCTTTAGGAACCCTACTGAACACCCAGCCCTGCTGCACCTCACACTCACAG ACGAGGAGCCCGGTCAGAAGAGATCAAGCCAGTCCTTCATATGTGAAAGGAAAGTGTTCTGCATCCCCCTCAAACAGACACAAG gtgtgcatgtgtctgcgggGGCCAGTGTGGACATTCCTGTGGTGTTTGCCCCTGACTCCATGCAACTGCACCAGGCCTGGCTCCTGGTTCAGCTAGAGCCCCTCTTCATTCTCCCCCGCCTGGACACAGCACTCACCACGGCCCAGAGGGACAAGTcagtacagtgtgtgtatgtgtctacacatgcgtgtgtgtgtaacaggtgtTTCTCTGTGTACAGGTGTGTGGAGGTAGAGAAGGGCCGGGTGTGTTTGGTCTGCTGGGTCTACCCCATCCATGGCATCCCAGAGGCCCCTCCTAAACCCTCTCATCCAGCGGTGATAGAATGTGAGGCTCGCGGTcgagtggaggagagagtggaggtgttgttgacGGGATGTGTTCCTGGCTCCTCAGTCAGCAACACAGACATACCTCTCAGCAGTGCCCCCTCCTCAGTCAGCAACACAGACATACCTCTCAGCAGCGCCCCCTCCTCAGTCAGCAACACAGACATACCTCTCAGCAGCGCCCCCTCCTCAGTCAGCAACACAGACATACCTCTCAGCAGTGCCCCCTCCTCAGTCAGCAACACAGACATACCTCTCAGCAGTGCCCCCTCCTCAGTCAGCAACACAGACATACCTCTCAGCAGTGCCCCCTCCTCAGTCAGCAACACAGACATACCTCTCAGCAGTGCCCCCTCCTCAGTCAGCAACACAGACATACCTCTCAGCAGTGCCCCCTCCTCAGTCAGCAACACAGACATACCTCTCAGCAGCGCCCCCTCCTCAGTCAGCAACACAGACATACCTCTCAGCAGTGCCCCCTCCTCAGTCAGCAACACAGACATACCTCTCAGCAGTGCCCCCTCCTCAGTCAGCAACACAGACATACCTCTCAGCAGTGCCCCCTCCTCAGTCAGCAACACAGACATACCTCTCAGCAGCGCCCCCTCCTCAGTCAGCAACACAGACATACCTCTCAGCAGTGCCCCCTCCTCAGTCAGCAACACAGACATACCTCTCAGCAGCGCCCCCTCCTCAGTCAGCAACACAGACATACCTCTCAGCAGCGCCCCCTCCTCAGTCAGCAACACAGACATACCTCTCAGCAGTGCCCCCTCCTCAGTCAGCAACACAGACATACCTCTCAGCAGTGCCCCCTCCTCAGTCAGCAACACAGACATACCTCTCAGCAGCGCCCCCTCCTCAGTCAGCAACACAGACATACCTCTCAGCAGCGCCCCCTCCTCAGTCAGCAACACAGACATACCTCTCAGCAGTGCCCCCTCCTCGGTCAGCAACACAGACATACCTCTCAGCAGCGCCCCCCTCCTCAGTCAGCAACACAGACATACCTCTCAGCAGTGCCCCCTCCTCAGTCAGCAACACAGACATACCTCTCAGCAGTGCCCCCTCCTCAGTCAGCAACACAGACATACCTCTCAGCAGTGCCCCCTCCTCGGGAACCTCAG AGACCCCCACTCTGGCATcgtctctctcactgtcaaccTCATCTTCACCCCTTACAAACCTCGCAG gTGTTCAGCTGTGCTGGCTGTTCAGTGTTTGACAGGTGGGCTCTGGAAGTTTCCCATCAGCCTCATCTCCACCGAGCCGCAggttgatgatgtcatcaccATTAACGCTGCAGGGCTACACAAGACCTCTGCTGTGGGCTTCAGACTGACCAGCCAGACCAG GTACCCAGAGCCGTTCACAGCAGGGTTCCTGCCAGGTGGGGGCAGTGAGTTCCAGGTGTGTCCCTCCTCAGGTGAGCTCCTCCCAGTGGGGTCAGCTGGTACCATCCTCACCGTCTCCTTCACCCCCTCCATGTACAGcaagagacaccacgctactctgctggtccag